In one Rutidosis leptorrhynchoides isolate AG116_Rl617_1_P2 chromosome 8, CSIRO_AGI_Rlap_v1, whole genome shotgun sequence genomic region, the following are encoded:
- the LOC139864582 gene encoding F-box protein At2g35280-like → MELTQPKTIENLPQDMLVEILSRVRSYLSDQLFMCKSVCKSFSELSKDPLALKRLSLDRWPLLPWGNPRFFVFLFRCTIFGNPNAIFRWGLIGYLNGRHINYGLAYLKQASNFQLKEAVYVYGLIMFAPCKIEEKHVGLQILNETFPPKSEMVVAVRTRVFDLLRCLWLFNRRPFADVAMPCPISDHRGYFPHIHGFELKIPECMSCFWAYELGVFVNRFAYN, encoded by the coding sequence atggaACTTACTCAACCGAAGACGATCGAAAatcttccacaagatatgcttGTGGAAATTTTATCTCGAGTTAGAAGTTACTTATCCGACCAGTTGTTCATGTGTAAGTCGGTTTGCAAAAGCTTTTCAGAGCTTtccaaagatcctttagcattaaaAAGGCTTTCCCTAGATCGGTGGCCTCTATTACCTTGGGGAAACCCTAGATTCTTTGTTTTTTTATTTCGTTGTACGATTTTTGGAAACCCTAATGCGATATTTCGCTGGGGTTTGATAGGTTATTTAAACGGTAGACATATCAATTATGGGCTTGCATATCTCAAGCAAGCTTCGAACTTCCAACTTAAAGAGgctgtttatgtttatggtttaatTATGTTTGCCCCTTGCAAAATAGAGGAAAAGCATGTCGGTTTACAAATTTTGAATGAAACATTCCCACCAAAGTCAGAGATGGTGGTTGCGGTGAGAACAAGGGTTTTTGATTTGCTACGATGTTTATGGTTATTTAACCGCCGTCCTTTTGCTGACGTGGCAATGCCATGCCCTATCTCTGACCACCGTGGTTATTTTCCACACATCCATGGGTTTGAACTCAAGATACCGGAATGCATGTCGTGTTTTTGGGCCTATGAGTTGGGTGTTTTTGTAAACCGATTTGCATATAACTAG